GCACTCGACCAGAAAGCCGCGCGTATGGAAAAAACCTGCGACCGCGTGGCGCACCGTTTGGCCGCGCTACAGGCGCGTCGCGTGACGAACCTTGTCGCCGTGGTGGCGGGCGTGTCGCTGCTGACGCTTGGCGCGTCGCTGGCGGGCGGATTGCCGTCGTTCCACAACGGCGTTGCGGGAACGGGCGAGGCCATTGTGCTTGCATTCGCGCTTGGTGCTGCTACCCTGTTAACTGTCCGGTACTTCAAAACAAAGTGAGACATTCATCATGACCAATGTGACCAACGCCCAACCCTCCACCAATGAAGCGATTTCTTCGGATCTTGAACGCAAGGTCGCGACGCTGGCAAGGCAGCTGAAGGACGCGAAGGAAAACGTCCACAAGGTGATTATCGGGCAGGAAAATGTCGTGTCGCTGTGCATGGCGGCGATTTTGTCGGGCGGCCACTTCCTCATCATGGGTCTGCCGGGGCTGGGCAAGACGAAACTGGTCGACACGCTGGGCACTGTGCTGGGCCTTGATTCCAAGCGCGTGCAATGTACGCCAGACCTGATGCCGGCCGATATTCTGGGCTCGGAAATCCTTTCCGGCACCGATGCCGAAAAATCGTTCAAATTTATCCGCGGCCCGATTTTCTGCCAGCTGCTGATGGCGGATGAAATCAACCGCGCCAGCCCGCGCACGCAATCGGCGCTGCTGCAGGCGATGCAGGAATATCAGGTATCGGTCGGCGGCACCACATACGACCTGCCCCGCCCCTTCCATGTGATGGCGACCCAGAACCCGCTGGAACAGGAAGGCACATACCCCCTTCCCGAAGCGCAGCTCGACCGTTTTATGCTGCAGGTGAATATCGGTTATCCCAGCATCCTTGAAGAACGCAAAATGATTCTGGCGACGACCGGCATGACGCAGGAAAAGGCTAGCCCCGTTTTCACCGCCGCCGATATCGTAGCGGCGCAGGCGATCGTGCGCCAGCTGCCCATCGGCCAGAAGGTTGTCGATGGCATCCTGAAACTGGTGCAGGCGGGCCGCCCCGAACAATCATCGCTCGACAGCGTGAAACGCCATGTCAGCTGGGGCCCCGGCCCCCGTGCCGGACAGGCCTTCATGCTGGCCGCGCGTGCCAAGGCGCTGCTGGAAAACCGCTACACACCGTCGCTCGACGACGTGATCGCGCTTGCCCCCTCCATCCTGCAACACCGCATGGCGCTGCATTTCTCGGCCCGCGCCGAAGGCAAGACGCTGGACGATATCATCAAGGAAATTTGTGGGGTTATTTCTTAAATCTGCCGAAGCGGATACTCCGCAACCGCCTCGTATTCCGACCCGTGCTTCGTCTGGTGGGTGCGGAACAGGGTGAAGTGTTCGACCTGAAACGCGTCGCCGCTGAATAAATTATGCTCGGCCATGAATTGCGCGACCTTGGCTTCTTCCGCGCCGTGGCGGAAACGCGCCAGCGTCACATGCGGCACGTATTTGCGGTTTTCGAAGGGCACGGCGAATTTTTCAAGGCAGCGGTCGATTTTTTCCTTCAGCCGCATCAGCGGTTCCGACGGTGCGACGCCGACCCACAAGACCTTGATGTCGCGCCCTGTGGCGAAGCTGCCGGTACCTTTCAGTTCCAGCGGGAAGGATTCCATGCGGATGCCACTCAGCGCGTCATGCGCGTCTTCGGCCACCTGTTCGCTGATATCGCCGATGAAGGTGAGCGTCAGGTGGAAATTTTCCCGCTCCGTCCATTTCGCGCCATCCAGCCCGCCCTGCAGCAGCGCAAGACGCTGGCGCAATAAAACGGGCAGTTCGATTCCGGTGAACAGGCGCAACATTTTTACGGACAGGGGTTGGAGATCAGGGCGTGAACGGCGTTAATGTCGTTCACCACATCGTCATTCAGTTTCACATCCATCGCCGCGATATTCGATTTTAATTGTTCCATCGTCGTCGCGCCGATGATGGTGGAGGTGAGGAACGGCTGGCGGTTGCAGAAGGAAATCGCCATCTGTGTGGGCGACAGGTTGTGTTTTGCCGCAACCGCGTGATAGGCGCGCACGGCTTCGTCCAGTTTCGGACGCTTGTAGCGCGACACGCGGGAATCGATATCCCAGCGCGAGCCCTTCGGCACTTTGCCATCCAGATATTTTCCGCTCAATGTGCCCGCGCCCAAGGGGGCATAGGCCAGCAGCCCGACCTTTTCCTGCATCGCCGTTTCGGCAAGGCCCACCTCGAACGAACGGTTGAGGAAGCTGTAGGGGTTCTGGATCGATGCCACGCGCGGCAGGTTTTTCACCGCATGATGTTTCAGCCATGTCATCACGCCCCACGGCGTTTCGTTCGACAACCCGATATGGCGGATTTTGCCGGCCTTCACCTGCGCGGCCAGCGCCTCCAGCGTCGTGAGAATCTCGTCGCTTTCACGCCCTGTGACGCTGTGTTCGGGATAGCCGAGGATGCCGAAGGAATTCACGCGGCGCTGCGGCCAATGCACCTGATACAGGTCGATATAATCGGTCTGCAGGCGTTTCAGGCTGCCGTCAATCGCTTCATCGACGGCGGCCTTGTCCAGTTCCACCTTGCCGCCACGCACCCAGGGCATGCCCTGTGCAGGACCGGCGATTTTAGTCGCCAAAATCACATCCTTGCGCCTGCCGGATTTTTTGAACCATGCGCCGATGATTTCTTCGGTCTTGCCATAGCTTTTTTCGGTGGGCGGCACGGCGTACATTTCGGCGGTGTCGAAAAAATTGACGCCTTGTGATACGGCGTAATCCATCTGCTCTGCGCCTTCATCGAGCGTGTTCTGCTGCCCCCATGTCATGGTGCCGAGGCAGATGACGCTGACATCGAGATCCGTCAGGCCGAGTTTGCGGTATTCCATTTTCTATTCGCTTTTCGTTTGGGGGGCGGGAGGTTTATCGAGCAGTTCGGCAACAGCCGGCAGGATGCGGTCGACGATGACCGCGATGCCTTTTTCGTTCGGATGGATGCCGTCGTCAAGGTTCAGCGCGCGGTCGGCGACCACGCCGTCGAGGAAAAACGGATACAGCACGCAATCGTATTTTTCGGCCAGTTCCTTGTACATTTTCACATAGGCGGCATCCACATTCGGGCCCAGATTGCCATAGACGCGCATACCCGCCAGCAGCACGGGAATTTTGCGCGCCTTTAAAATTTCCAGCATTTTGGTCAGGTTCGCGCGCGTGACCGCGGGGTCGATGGCGCGCAGCATATCGTTGCCGCCCAGTTCCAAAATCACGTAATCGGGATTTTTCTTGAGCGCGTATTCGATGCGCGACAAGCCGCCCGCCGTGGTATCGCCGGAAACGCCCTGCCCCAGCACCTCGACCTCCGCCCCTTCCTGCTTCAACCTTTCCTGCAATTTGACAGGAAAGGCCTCGCCGCGCGGCAGGCCGTAGCCGGCGGTCAGGCTGTCGCCGAACACCATCAGCTTTTTGGGCGGTTCCGCCGCGCCGGCCGCGCTGTTGAGCGCAAAAGCGAGGGTCATGATAAGGATGAATTTCCGGATGAAAGACAACATGGATAGATTTTAGGCCGGATGCCCCCGATCTTCCAGTAGCGGCGCAAAATAAATGCGGGCGTTATTTACGGAAGTCATTGAAATCGCCATACTTGTTTCTAGCTTATACAGCTTGAAAGGCGGTGCCGATGACTTCGATCCTGACGCTGGAGCGCGTAAACCTGTCGCTGGCAAGCGAGGCCGGGAATGTCCATATCCTGAAAGACATCACACTGAGCCTGCCGCCATCGCAGACGGTCAGCATCATGGGCCCGTCGGGTTCAGGCAAAACGACGCTGCTGATGGTGCTGGGCGGCCTCGAGCGCCCCACATCGGGCGCGGTGACTGTAGCGGGGCGCGCGCTGGGCGGGCTTGACGAAGACGGCCTGGCCGAATTCCGGCGCGACAATATCGGCATCGTGTTCCAGAATTTTCATTTGATCCCCACCATGACCGCGCTTGAAAACGTGGCGGTGCCGCTGGAATTTGCGGGCAATAAGGATGCTTTTAAATTGGCGGAAGAAGCGTTGATCGCGGTCGGCCTTGGCCACCGGCTGACGCATTACCCGGGGCAGCTGTCGGGCGGCGAACAACAGCGCGTGGCGGTCGCCCGCGCCTTTGCGCCCAAACCGCGGCTTGTGCTGGCGGATGAACCGACCGGCAACCTGGATGCCGCGACAGGCAAAACCGTGATGGAAATGATGTTCGGCATGACGCGCGCGAATAACGCGACGCTGGTACTGGTGACGCATGACGCAACCCTTGCCGATAAATGCGACAGGACATTACACATCAAGGACGGCCGGATACAGGAAGCAGCCGCATGAATTACGGCTGGGGCCAGAGCCTGAAATTCGCGCGGCGTGAATTGCGCGCCGGCTTATCCGGTTTTTACGTTTTCCTGCTTTGCCTTATTCTGGGCGTGGCCGCGATCTGCGTCATCCAGTCATTGTCGCGCACGATGTCGGACAGTTTGATCGCCGATGGCCGCGCGATACTGGGCGGCGATATGGAGGTGCGCACGCTGTATAACCCCGCCACGCCCGCACAATTGCAATGGATGGAAAAGAACCTCGGCCGCGTATCGACCGTGATGGAAACCCGCGCGATGGCGCGGCGCGGCGACGAAGGCAAATCGGTGCTGGCGGAGATCAAGGCGGTCGATACGCTGTACCCGCTTTACGGCACGCCGAAGCTGCTGGACGGCAATGGCGCGCCGCTGAACACGCCCATTCAGGAATTGCTGAAAAAAACCGGCGATGCCTATGGCGCGCTTGCGGAAAAGGAAATGCTGTCGCGGCTTGATATCAAGGTCGGCGATGTGGTGCTGGTGGGCGGGCTGAAAACCATTATTCGCGGCGTGATCGACACGCTGCCCGATACCGTGGGGGGCGCGCTGTTCACGATTGCGCCGCGCATTGCGGTCACCAACGAAGCCTTTGCCCTGACCGGATTGGGCGGCCCCGGTTCTTCGCTGACATGGCGGCACCGCATCGCGACCACGGGCGGCGGCGCAGAAGCGCATTACGACGCGCTGGAAAAACAACTGAAGGCCGCGTTCCCGAAAGACGAGCTGCGCGTGCGGAATTTCTATCACGCGTCGCCGCGCCTCGAGCGGTATATCGAACGCCTCACATTTTTCCTGACCCTCATCGGCCTGACCACGCTGCTGGTCGGCGGCACGGGGATCTCGAACGCCGTGCGGGCTTATCTGGACACGAAACTGGCCAATATCGCGACCCTGAAATGTCTGGGCGCGCCGGGTGCGTTTATTTTCCGCGTCTATCTGCTGCAGGTGCTGGCGCTGGCCGCGATCGGCATTGCGGTTGGTGCGTTGATCGGCGCGGTTGCCGCCCGCATCGGCGGCACGCTGCTGACGGAACGGCTGTCGTTTTCGGATGTCGGCACGTTTTACCCCGATGCAATCAGCCTGTCGGCAGCATTCGGTTTTCTGGCCACGCTGGCCTTCAGTTTATGGCCGATCGGCCGCGCGGTGAAGGTCACGCCAAATGATTTGTTCCGCGATGCGATTGCGCATAAATCCGGCCGCCCCGCCACCGCTGTCATCATCGGCATCATCCTGTCGTCGCTGGCGCTGGCCGCGCTGGGCGTGTGGAGCGCGCCGAATCATCGTCTGGCGTTGTGGTTTGCGGGCGGCACGTTTGGCACGTTCTTTGTGTTCCTTGGCTGTTCATCGGCGGTGAAGGCGGCATTGCGCCGGTTGAAACTGCCGTCGCGCCCCGAAGCGCGCATGGCGGTTGCCAACCTGTACCGCCCCGGCAATGTGACCACGGGCGCGGTATTGTCGCTGGGACTGGGCCTGACGGTGCTGGTGGCAGTGGCGCTGGTTGAATATAACTTCTCGCGCCTGCTGCATGATGATTTGTCGGCGGATGCGCCGTCGTTTTTCTTTGTCGATATCCAGCCGGACCAGGTGGCAGGTTTCCGCGCCATGACGCAGAACTTCAAATCCGCAAAAAATTTGCAGGTCACGCCGTCGCTGCGCGGCCGCATCGTCGCGGTGAACGGCAATGATGCCGAAAAAGCATTGGTCGATAAAACCCATGACTGGGTCGTGAATTCCGACCGCGGGTTTACCTATGCCGCCAAACAGCCCGACCACAGCCGCATCACCGCGGGCAAATGGTGGCCGGAGGATTACAAGGGCGAGCCGCTGATTTCGATCTCCACCGATGTCGCGGAGGCGTTTGCGATCGGCGTGGGCGACAACCTGACCGTCAACATTCTGGGCGACGACATCACCGCGAAAGTCGCCAATGTGCGCGACATCGAATGGGCGAGCTTTACGATGAATTTCGCCGTCACCTTCGCGCCCGGCGCGCTCGATGATATGCCCGCTTCGGCAATCTCCACCGTCGTGCTGGCACCCGAAGAAGAAGAGCCGCTGCAGGCGGCGCTGGCGAAGGAATTCCCCAACGTCACCAGCATCCGCGTGCGGGAGGCATTGGATACCGCCGGCACCATCATCGCGGCGATTGCGCAGGCGGTGCGGGTATCGGCGGCGGTCACGCTGGCGGCGGGGGCACTGGTATTGGCGGGCGGCATGGCCGCGTCGCGCCGCCGGCATGTCTATGACGCGGTGGTGCTGAAGGTGCTGGGCGCGACCCGCGCGCGCATCGCCCGCACCTTCTTGCTGGAATATGGAATTTTGGGCGGGGTGACGGTGCTGATAGCGGCGGTGATCGGGTCGCTGGCGGCCTGGGCGGTGCTGACCTTTATCATGCATTTACCTTGGAAATTCAGTCTGTTATCGCTGTTTTACGTGGCGGCAGCATGTTTGGGCCTGACGCTGGGGGCGGGATTCTTCGGCACCTGGCAGGCGCTGCGCCACAAGCCCGCGCCGTGGCTCAGAAACCAATAAATTTATTATTAAAATCAATGGTTTGTCGCATTGCAATATTATTGCGGTGATCCACGTTATATAATAGAACGTATAAGCCACAGAAGTTCTCTCGAAAGGAATGAACGATGACTTATGACCCCTCTTCCGTCCGCCCGGTAACAACCACCGCCGAACGCGTTGTCGATGCCGGCCTGCAGGCGCATATGCGTTCTGTCTATAACAACATGACCTGGGGCCTTGCCGTTACGGGCGCCACCGCCTTTGGCATCGCGCATTTCGCGCCGCTGTATAACCTTGTGGTGGCATCGCCGCTGCACCTTGTCTTCGCCTTCGCGCCGCTCGCCTTCCTGTGGTTCGGCATGTCATCGGCCAAGCTGCTGCGCATGGACGCATCCAAGGCGCGCACGATGTTCGTCGTGTTCT
This sequence is a window from Alphaproteobacteria bacterium. Protein-coding genes within it:
- a CDS encoding MoxR family ATPase — its product is MTNVTNAQPSTNEAISSDLERKVATLARQLKDAKENVHKVIIGQENVVSLCMAAILSGGHFLIMGLPGLGKTKLVDTLGTVLGLDSKRVQCTPDLMPADILGSEILSGTDAEKSFKFIRGPIFCQLLMADEINRASPRTQSALLQAMQEYQVSVGGTTYDLPRPFHVMATQNPLEQEGTYPLPEAQLDRFMLQVNIGYPSILEERKMILATTGMTQEKASPVFTAADIVAAQAIVRQLPIGQKVVDGILKLVQAGRPEQSSLDSVKRHVSWGPGPRAGQAFMLAARAKALLENRYTPSLDDVIALAPSILQHRMALHFSARAEGKTLDDIIKEICGVIS
- the thpR gene encoding RNA 2',3'-cyclic phosphodiesterase, coding for MLRLFTGIELPVLLRQRLALLQGGLDGAKWTERENFHLTLTFIGDISEQVAEDAHDALSGIRMESFPLELKGTGSFATGRDIKVLWVGVAPSEPLMRLKEKIDRCLEKFAVPFENRKYVPHVTLARFRHGAEEAKVAQFMAEHNLFSGDAFQVEHFTLFRTHQTKHGSEYEAVAEYPLRQI
- a CDS encoding aldo/keto reductase — protein: MEYRKLGLTDLDVSVICLGTMTWGQQNTLDEGAEQMDYAVSQGVNFFDTAEMYAVPPTEKSYGKTEEIIGAWFKKSGRRKDVILATKIAGPAQGMPWVRGGKVELDKAAVDEAIDGSLKRLQTDYIDLYQVHWPQRRVNSFGILGYPEHSVTGRESDEILTTLEALAAQVKAGKIRHIGLSNETPWGVMTWLKHHAVKNLPRVASIQNPYSFLNRSFEVGLAETAMQEKVGLLAYAPLGAGTLSGKYLDGKVPKGSRWDIDSRVSRYKRPKLDEAVRAYHAVAAKHNLSPTQMAISFCNRQPFLTSTIIGATTMEQLKSNIAAMDVKLNDDVVNDINAVHALISNPCP
- a CDS encoding arylesterase — encoded protein: MLSFIRKFILIMTLAFALNSAAGAAEPPKKLMVFGDSLTAGYGLPRGEAFPVKLQERLKQEGAEVEVLGQGVSGDTTAGGLSRIEYALKKNPDYVILELGGNDMLRAIDPAVTRANLTKMLEILKARKIPVLLAGMRVYGNLGPNVDAAYVKMYKELAEKYDCVLYPFFLDGVVADRALNLDDGIHPNEKGIAVIVDRILPAVAELLDKPPAPQTKSE
- a CDS encoding ABC transporter ATP-binding protein translates to MTSILTLERVNLSLASEAGNVHILKDITLSLPPSQTVSIMGPSGSGKTTLLMVLGGLERPTSGAVTVAGRALGGLDEDGLAEFRRDNIGIVFQNFHLIPTMTALENVAVPLEFAGNKDAFKLAEEALIAVGLGHRLTHYPGQLSGGEQQRVAVARAFAPKPRLVLADEPTGNLDAATGKTVMEMMFGMTRANNATLVLVTHDATLADKCDRTLHIKDGRIQEAAA
- a CDS encoding FtsX-like permease family protein, producing MNYGWGQSLKFARRELRAGLSGFYVFLLCLILGVAAICVIQSLSRTMSDSLIADGRAILGGDMEVRTLYNPATPAQLQWMEKNLGRVSTVMETRAMARRGDEGKSVLAEIKAVDTLYPLYGTPKLLDGNGAPLNTPIQELLKKTGDAYGALAEKEMLSRLDIKVGDVVLVGGLKTIIRGVIDTLPDTVGGALFTIAPRIAVTNEAFALTGLGGPGSSLTWRHRIATTGGGAEAHYDALEKQLKAAFPKDELRVRNFYHASPRLERYIERLTFFLTLIGLTTLLVGGTGISNAVRAYLDTKLANIATLKCLGAPGAFIFRVYLLQVLALAAIGIAVGALIGAVAARIGGTLLTERLSFSDVGTFYPDAISLSAAFGFLATLAFSLWPIGRAVKVTPNDLFRDAIAHKSGRPATAVIIGIILSSLALAALGVWSAPNHRLALWFAGGTFGTFFVFLGCSSAVKAALRRLKLPSRPEARMAVANLYRPGNVTTGAVLSLGLGLTVLVAVALVEYNFSRLLHDDLSADAPSFFFVDIQPDQVAGFRAMTQNFKSAKNLQVTPSLRGRIVAVNGNDAEKALVDKTHDWVVNSDRGFTYAAKQPDHSRITAGKWWPEDYKGEPLISISTDVAEAFAIGVGDNLTVNILGDDITAKVANVRDIEWASFTMNFAVTFAPGALDDMPASAISTVVLAPEEEEPLQAALAKEFPNVTSIRVREALDTAGTIIAAIAQAVRVSAAVTLAAGALVLAGGMAASRRRHVYDAVVLKVLGATRARIARTFLLEYGILGGVTVLIAAVIGSLAAWAVLTFIMHLPWKFSLLSLFYVAAACLGLTLGAGFFGTWQALRHKPAPWLRNQ